Proteins encoded within one genomic window of Triticum aestivum cultivar Chinese Spring chromosome 2D, IWGSC CS RefSeq v2.1, whole genome shotgun sequence:
- the LOC123053596 gene encoding probable amino acid permease 7 isoform X2 codes for MAVQHSLQVIDGRCDDDGSPPRTGTAWTCAAHIITAVIGSGVLSLAWGVAQLGWVAGPACMLCFALVTYVSASLLSDCYRCHDAEKGPRNRSYMDAVRVYLGKKQTWACGSLQYLSLYGCGVAYTITTATSIRAILKANCYHAHGHDAPCSFDGSYYMLMFGGVQLLLSSIPDFHDMAWLSVVAAVMSFSYAFIGLGLGLANTISNGVIKGSITGVPMKTPVAKVWRVSQAIGDIAFAYPYSLILLEIQDTLKSPPAENKTMKKASIISILVTTFFYLCCGCFGYAAFGNDAPGNLLTGFGFYEPYWLIDFANACIILHLLGGYQVYSQPIYQFADRHFAERYPGSGFVNDFHTVKVPLLPPYRVNLLRVCFRTAYVASTTAVAIFFPYFNEILALLGALNFWPLAIYFPVEMYFIQRKVPRWSTRWLLLQGFSTVCLLISAFALVGSIQGVISQKLG; via the exons ATGGCGGTGCAGCACTCCCTCCAGGTGATCGACGGCCGCTGCGACGACGACGGGAGCCCGCCCCGGACCG GGACCGCGTGGACGTGCGCGGCGCACATCATCACGGCGGTGATCGGGTCCGGGGTGCTGTCGCTGGCCTGGGGCGTGGCGCAGCTGGGGTGGGTGGCCGGGCCGGCGTGCATGCTGTGCTTCGCGCTCGTCACCTACGTCTCCGCCTCCCTCCTCTCCGACTGCTACCGCTGCCACGACGCCGAGAAGGGGCCCAGGAACCGCTCTTACATGGACGCCGTCCGCGTCTACCTCG GCAAGAAGCAGACCTGGGCTTGCGGCTCGCTGCAGTACCTGAGCCTGTACGGCTGCGGCGTCGCGTACACCATCACCACCGCCACTAGCATCAG GGCGATTCTGAAGGCCAACTGCTACCACGCGCACGGGCACGACGCGCCCTGCAGCTTCGACGGCAGCTACTACATGCTAATGTTCGGCGGGGTACAGCTCCTTCTCTCCTCCATACCGGACTTCCACGACATGGCGTGGCTCTCCGTCGTCGCCGCGGTCATGTCTTTCTCCTACGCCTTCATCGGCCTCGGCCTTGGCCTCGCCAACACCATCT CTAACGGCGTCATCAAAGGGAGCATAACGGGTGTCCCAATGAAAACCCCTGTCGCCAAGGTATGGCGCGTCTCACAGGCCATCGGCGACATTGCGTTCGCGTACCCGTACTCCTTGATCCTCCTAGAAATTCAG GACACCCTCAAGTCGCCACCGGCCGAGAACAAGACGATGAAGAAGGCGTCCATCATCTCCATCCTGGTCACCACCTTCTTCTACCTCTGCTGCGGCTGCTTCGGGTACGCCGCCTTCGGGAACGACGCGCCGGGGAACCTCCTCACCGGCTTCGGCTTCTACGAGCCCTACTGGCTCATCGACTTCGCCAACGCCTGCATCATCCTCCACCTGCTCGGCGGCTACCAG GTGTACAGCCAGCCGATCTACCAGTTCGCGGACAGGCACTTCGCGGAGCGGTACCCGGGGAGCGGGTTCGTGAACGACTTCCACACGGTGAAGGTGCCGCTGCTGCCGCCCTACAGGGTAAACCTCCTGCGGGTGTGCTTCCGGACGGCGTACGTGGCGAGCACGACGGCCGTGGCCATCTTCTTCCCCTACTTCAACGAGATCCTGGCGCTGCTGGGCGCGCTCAACTTCTGGCCGCTGGCCATCTACTTCCCCGTGGAGATGTACTTCATCCAGCGGAAGGTGCCCCGCTGGTCCACCAGGTGGCTCCTCCTCCAGGGCTTCAGCACCGTCTGCCTGCTCATCAGCGCCTTCGCGCTCGTCGGCTCCATCCAGGGGGTCATCAGCCAGAAGCTAGGCTAG
- the LOC123053596 gene encoding probable amino acid permease 7 isoform X1, translating into MAFGEGGGDATAPLISSDGPKRHLNIVRNGNEWTASAHVITAVIGSGVLSLAWSMAQLGWVAGPGMMVVFASVTALQSTIFADCYRSPDPEHGPHRNRTYAHAVERNLGSNSAWVCQFLQQTALFGYGIAYTITASISFRAILKANCYHAHGHDAPCSFDGSYYMLMFGGVQLLLSSIPDFHDMAWLSVVAAVMSFSYAFIGLGLGLANTISNGVIKGSITGVPMKTPVAKVWRVSQAIGDIAFAYPYSLILLEIQDTLKSPPAENKTMKKASIISILVTTFFYLCCGCFGYAAFGNDAPGNLLTGFGFYEPYWLIDFANACIILHLLGGYQVYSQPIYQFADRHFAERYPGSGFVNDFHTVKVPLLPPYRVNLLRVCFRTAYVASTTAVAIFFPYFNEILALLGALNFWPLAIYFPVEMYFIQRKVPRWSTRWLLLQGFSTVCLLISAFALVGSIQGVISQKLG; encoded by the exons ATGGCGTTCGGCGAAGGAGGGGGCGATGCCACGGCTCCTCTCATTTCCTCCGACGGGCCGAAGCGCCATCTCAACATCGTCAGGAACG GGAACGAATGGACGGCGTCGGCGCACGTGATCACGGCGGTGATCGGGTCCGGGGTGCTGTCTCTGGCGTGGAGCATGGCGCAGCTGGGGTGGGTGGCCGGGCCGGGCATGATGGTGGTGTTCGCCTCCGTGACGGCGCTGCAGTCCACCATCTTCGCCGACTGCTACCGCTCGCCGGACCCGGAGCACGGCCCGCACCGCAACCGCACCTACGCCCACGCCGTCGAGCGCAACTTAG GTAGCAACAGCGCGTGGGTCTGCCAGTTTTTGCAGCAAACAGCCTTGTTCGGCTACGGCATTGCCTACACCATCACCGCTTCCATCAGCTTCAG GGCGATTCTGAAGGCCAACTGCTACCACGCGCACGGGCACGACGCGCCCTGCAGCTTCGACGGCAGCTACTACATGCTAATGTTCGGCGGGGTACAGCTCCTTCTCTCCTCCATACCGGACTTCCACGACATGGCGTGGCTCTCCGTCGTCGCCGCGGTCATGTCTTTCTCCTACGCCTTCATCGGCCTCGGCCTTGGCCTCGCCAACACCATCT CTAACGGCGTCATCAAAGGGAGCATAACGGGTGTCCCAATGAAAACCCCTGTCGCCAAGGTATGGCGCGTCTCACAGGCCATCGGCGACATTGCGTTCGCGTACCCGTACTCCTTGATCCTCCTAGAAATTCAG GACACCCTCAAGTCGCCACCGGCCGAGAACAAGACGATGAAGAAGGCGTCCATCATCTCCATCCTGGTCACCACCTTCTTCTACCTCTGCTGCGGCTGCTTCGGGTACGCCGCCTTCGGGAACGACGCGCCGGGGAACCTCCTCACCGGCTTCGGCTTCTACGAGCCCTACTGGCTCATCGACTTCGCCAACGCCTGCATCATCCTCCACCTGCTCGGCGGCTACCAG GTGTACAGCCAGCCGATCTACCAGTTCGCGGACAGGCACTTCGCGGAGCGGTACCCGGGGAGCGGGTTCGTGAACGACTTCCACACGGTGAAGGTGCCGCTGCTGCCGCCCTACAGGGTAAACCTCCTGCGGGTGTGCTTCCGGACGGCGTACGTGGCGAGCACGACGGCCGTGGCCATCTTCTTCCCCTACTTCAACGAGATCCTGGCGCTGCTGGGCGCGCTCAACTTCTGGCCGCTGGCCATCTACTTCCCCGTGGAGATGTACTTCATCCAGCGGAAGGTGCCCCGCTGGTCCACCAGGTGGCTCCTCCTCCAGGGCTTCAGCACCGTCTGCCTGCTCATCAGCGCCTTCGCGCTCGTCGGCTCCATCCAGGGGGTCATCAGCCAGAAGCTAGGCTAG